One window of Tenacibaculum maritimum NCIMB 2154 genomic DNA carries:
- the idi gene encoding isopentenyl-diphosphate Delta-isomerase, giving the protein MEEQVILVDEHDNQLGLMPKMEAHEKALLHRAFSVFVFNDKKELLLQQRAADKYHSPLLWTNTCCSHQRNGESSLEAGRRRLQEEMGFTCELEEVFWFIYKAPFDNGLTEHELDHVMIGKYNDKPIINKEEVAAYKWMRLEEVKEDIKRKPAIYTEWFKIIFKESYSKLVNA; this is encoded by the coding sequence ATGGAAGAACAAGTAATTTTGGTAGATGAGCATGACAATCAGTTAGGATTGATGCCAAAGATGGAAGCTCATGAGAAGGCACTATTGCATAGGGCATTTTCTGTATTTGTATTTAACGATAAAAAAGAATTGTTGTTACAGCAAAGAGCAGCAGACAAATATCATTCTCCTTTATTGTGGACGAATACTTGTTGTTCTCATCAAAGAAATGGAGAGAGTTCTTTAGAAGCAGGAAGGAGAAGGTTGCAGGAAGAAATGGGATTCACTTGTGAATTGGAAGAAGTTTTTTGGTTTATATACAAAGCTCCATTTGATAATGGATTAACAGAGCATGAGCTAGATCATGTAATGATAGGAAAGTATAATGATAAACCAATCATAAACAAGGAAGAAGTTGCCGCTTATAAATGGATGCGTTTAGAAGAAGTAAAAGAAGATATAAAAAGGAAACCAGCAATATATACAGAATGGTTTAAAATCATATTTAAAGAGTCATATTCAAAATTAGTAAATGCCTAG